From the Candidatus Obscuribacterales bacterium genome, the window GACAGGGCCTAGTGGTGTGGGCAAGGGGACGTTGCTGCAGTTGTTGTTGCAGCGCCACCCGGAACTGCGTCTTTCGATTTCCATGACGACGCGATCGCCCCGTCCGGGAGAAGTTAACGGGCAGCACTACCTGTTCACCCAGCGGGACGAGTTTCAAGCTCTGATTGATCAAGACCAGTTTTTAGAATGGGCGGAATTTGCCGGCAACTGGTATGGGACACCGCGTCAGCCAGTGGATGAGTGGATTCAGCAGGGAGAGTGGGTGATCCTGGAAATCGAGCTGCATGGTGCGCGGCAAATTCGGGAATCCTATGCGGATGCCTTTCACATCTTCTTGCTGCCGCCGTCGTTGGCTGAACTGGAGCGGCGGGTGCGCAGTCGGGGCCATGATTCCGAAGAAGCGATCGCTCGTCGTCTGAAGCGGGCAGAGGCAGAAATCGCGGCGGCGGATGAGTTTGATATGCAAGTGGTTAATGATGATCTAGATCAGGCCCTAGCTGCCATTGAGGCGAGTTTGTTTGCCCGATCGCCGGCCCATGTTCACGATTAACGCCATAACTATCGCCTAACGCCACAGCACAGGGAGCGATCGCATCAGCCTGTGGGCACCTCTAGCAACCTGTGTGAACCCATTGCTTGTCTGAACTTATTGCCTGTGTGAATCTATGCCAGAGGGGGCTCCTTGGCCAGTGACATCATTATCGTAGCGGTGTATCTTCTAGCCGTTGCCTACGTTATCTATCAGGCGATTAACTCCTTGGAAGACCGCACCACGGTGCTGTTAGACCAAGCAGGGTTGACGGCAGAATTGGAGCGCACGGGCTTATCCGATGTGCTCAAAATTGACTTTGGCTTTAAAAAAAGCGATCGCTTCACCTACGACAAGCAAATCAGCACCCTGACGATCACGATTACCAATGGAGCTGATACCTCCATGCAAATTGACTGGGAGGAAAGCACCCTGATCGATGCCGGTGGTCAATCCCATCGAGTGGTGCGGGTGACGCCCGATCGCCGTATGTCGCTCTGGGTCTACCAAGCCCCCAGCACCATTGGCCCTGGAGCAGCGATGAAAACCCAGATCACCAGTGAAGATAGCGTGACATTAAGTAGCGATGGAGCCATTGCGGATATCAAGCCCTTGGTGAGCGATCAGACCCTCTCAAAGAGCAAAACGGACATTCTCACCCTGGCACTCTGGCTACGGGTGCGGGTGCTCAGCAGTAGTGAAATTGCTGGCAGCGATCGCCCCTATTTGCTGTGCTGCAAAATTCAGGTGATCAAGCTGCCTTGGACGGACTATCTGCCCATTAGCTTGGGCGGTTGATGCAGATCACGATCGCTCTTGGCAATAGGCCTGGACGATAGACAGGATGCGCTCTGAGGCATGGCCGTCTCCAAAGGGATTCACGGCGGTGGCCATGGCTTGGTAGGCATGGTCGTCGGTGAGCAGATGGGTGGCAGCGTCCACGATCGCCTGGGTATCTGTGCCGATCAGCTTGGCCGTCCCGGCAGCGATCGCCTCCGGCCGTTCCGTCGTATCCCGCAGTACCAACACCGGCTTGCCTAGGCTCGGCGCT encodes:
- the gmk gene encoding guanylate kinase → MGIGKLVVLTGPSGVGKGTLLQLLLQRHPELRLSISMTTRSPRPGEVNGQHYLFTQRDEFQALIDQDQFLEWAEFAGNWYGTPRQPVDEWIQQGEWVILEIELHGARQIRESYADAFHIFLLPPSLAELERRVRSRGHDSEEAIARRLKRAEAEIAAADEFDMQVVNDDLDQALAAIEASLFARSPAHVHD